A stretch of Shinella zoogloeoides DNA encodes these proteins:
- the trpB gene encoding tryptophan synthase subunit beta, with protein MNQSPNLNSYREGPDEDGRFGIFGGRFVAETLMPLILDLQEEWNKAKTDPAFQAELKDLGAHYIGRPSPLYYAERLTQHLGGAKIYFKREELNHTGSHKINNCIGQILLAKRMGKTRIIAETGAGQHGVASATVAARFGFPCVVYMGATDVERQVPNVFRMKLLGAEVRPVTAGSGTLKDAMNEALRDWVTNVDDTYYLIGTAAGPHPYPELVRDFQAVIGTEAREQMLAAEGRLPDMVVAAVGGGSNAIGIFHPFLDDKNVQIVGVEAGGKGLEGDEHCASLTAGSPGVLHGNRTYLLQDADGQIKEGHSISAGLDYPGIGPEHAWLHQIGRAEYVPIMDDEALEAFQLLTKLEGIIPALEPSHAVAEVIKRASKMGKDQIILMNLSGRGDKDIFTVGKILGMEL; from the coding sequence GTGAACCAGTCACCCAACCTGAATTCGTACCGCGAGGGTCCCGACGAGGACGGCCGTTTCGGCATTTTCGGCGGCCGTTTCGTCGCCGAAACCCTGATGCCGCTGATCCTCGATCTTCAGGAAGAGTGGAACAAGGCCAAGACCGATCCGGCCTTCCAGGCGGAGCTGAAGGACCTCGGCGCCCACTATATCGGCCGCCCGAGCCCGCTCTATTATGCCGAGCGCCTGACGCAGCATCTCGGCGGCGCGAAGATCTACTTCAAGCGCGAGGAGCTGAACCACACCGGCTCGCACAAGATCAACAATTGCATCGGCCAGATCCTGCTTGCCAAGCGCATGGGCAAGACGCGCATCATCGCGGAAACCGGCGCTGGCCAGCATGGCGTGGCCTCGGCCACGGTCGCAGCCCGCTTCGGCTTCCCCTGCGTCGTCTATATGGGCGCGACGGACGTCGAGCGTCAGGTGCCGAACGTCTTCCGCATGAAGCTGCTCGGCGCGGAAGTCCGCCCCGTCACGGCCGGCAGCGGCACGCTGAAGGACGCGATGAACGAGGCGCTGCGTGACTGGGTCACCAATGTCGACGATACCTATTACCTGATCGGCACCGCAGCCGGCCCGCACCCCTATCCGGAGCTGGTGCGCGATTTCCAGGCCGTCATCGGCACGGAAGCGCGCGAGCAGATGCTGGCCGCCGAAGGCCGCCTGCCGGACATGGTCGTCGCCGCCGTCGGCGGTGGCTCCAACGCCATCGGCATCTTCCATCCGTTCCTCGACGACAAGAACGTCCAGATCGTCGGCGTCGAAGCCGGCGGCAAGGGCCTTGAGGGCGATGAGCACTGTGCCTCGCTGACGGCCGGTTCGCCGGGCGTTCTGCACGGCAACCGCACCTACCTGCTGCAGGATGCCGACGGCCAGATCAAGGAAGGTCACTCGATCTCCGCCGGTCTCGACTATCCCGGCATCGGCCCGGAACATGCCTGGCTGCATCAGATCGGCCGCGCCGAATATGTTCCGATCATGGATGACGAGGCGCTGGAAGCCTTCCAGCTCCTGACGAAGCTCGAAGGCATCATTCCGGCGCTGGAGCCGAGCCATGCCGTCGCCGAGGTGATCAAGCGCGCGTCCAAGATGGGCAAGGACCAGATCATCCTGATGAACCTCTCCGGCCGCGGCGACAAGGATATCTTCACCGTCGGCAAGATCCTCGGCATGGAGCTCTAA
- a CDS encoding M48 family metallopeptidase: protein MFSLARKPRKALKTPPPPERREIDVNGRAVPLTIRRDFRATRLTLRIEPGGRALRMTVPNGIAERDIRDFLTRHQGWLMTKLAKFRSTNELEDGGYVMIRGVAHRIEATGRLRGLTEAVIVDDEAVLRVGGMEESIPRRISDFLKKEARLELDRLVAVHSGRIGRRVKSLTLRDTRSRWGSCSADGALSFSWRIAMAPPHVIDYLAAHEVAHLSEMNHSPAFWSLCEQLCPTTEEAKRWLKRNGSLLHAVDFG, encoded by the coding sequence ATGTTTTCCTTGGCTCGCAAGCCCCGCAAGGCCCTGAAGACCCCGCCTCCGCCGGAACGGCGCGAGATCGACGTCAATGGCAGGGCCGTGCCGCTCACCATCCGGCGGGATTTTCGCGCCACGCGCCTGACGCTGCGCATCGAGCCGGGCGGCCGGGCGCTGCGCATGACGGTGCCGAACGGCATAGCCGAGCGCGATATTCGCGATTTCCTCACCCGTCATCAGGGCTGGCTGATGACGAAGCTCGCAAAGTTCCGCTCGACCAACGAACTGGAAGATGGCGGCTACGTCATGATCCGCGGTGTCGCCCACCGCATCGAGGCGACGGGCAGGCTGCGCGGGCTGACCGAGGCCGTCATCGTCGACGATGAGGCCGTGCTGCGCGTCGGCGGCATGGAGGAAAGTATTCCCCGCCGCATCAGCGATTTCCTGAAGAAGGAGGCGCGGCTGGAGCTGGATCGACTCGTCGCCGTCCATTCCGGCCGCATCGGCAGGCGCGTGAAGTCGTTGACCCTGCGCGACACGCGCAGCCGCTGGGGCTCCTGTTCGGCGGATGGCGCGCTTAGCTTCTCCTGGCGCATCGCCATGGCCCCGCCCCATGTCATCGATTATCTCGCCGCCCATGAGGTGGCGCATCTTTCCGAGATGAACCACAGCCCCGCCTTCTGGTCGCTCTGCGAGCAGCTCTGCCCGACGACGGAGGAGGCCAAGCGCTGGCTAAAGCGCAATGGCAGCCTGCTGCACGCGGTGGATTTCGGCTAG
- a CDS encoding DUF2852 domain-containing protein: MNQSALIRPDWTPATIALMVLGFVVFWPLGLAMLAYIIFGDRLRTFKKDAIDTVDGMFASCRGKFRGGRGHGFRSATGNVAFDDWRDAELARLDEERRKLDEMREEFDAYSRELRRAKDQEEFDRFMRERRANGQSDVPGFPAS, translated from the coding sequence ATGAACCAGTCAGCACTGATCCGTCCGGACTGGACGCCTGCGACCATCGCCCTGATGGTGCTCGGCTTCGTGGTGTTCTGGCCGCTCGGCCTTGCCATGCTTGCCTACATCATCTTCGGCGACCGCCTGAGAACCTTCAAGAAAGACGCCATCGACACCGTGGACGGCATGTTCGCCTCCTGCCGCGGCAAGTTCCGCGGCGGCCGTGGCCATGGCTTCCGCAGCGCCACCGGCAATGTCGCCTTCGACGACTGGCGTGACGCCGAGCTCGCCCGCCTCGACGAGGAGCGCCGCAAGCTGGACGAAATGCGCGAGGAGTTCGACGCCTACAGCCGGGAACTGCGCCGCGCCAAGGACCAGGAGGAGTTCGACCGCTTCATGCGCGAACGCCGCGCCAACGGCCAGAGCGATGTCCCGGGTTTCCCGGCGAGCTGA
- the accD gene encoding acetyl-CoA carboxylase, carboxyltransferase subunit beta: MNWITNYVRPKINSMLGRPDRDVPENLWIKCPETGEMVFHRDLEENKWVIPASGYHMKMPAKARLKDLFDEGLYEALQQPKVAQDPLKFRDSKKYTDRLKDSRAKTEQEDTILAGVGKVRGVKLVAVVHEFAFMAGSLGIAAGEAIIKAFERAIAEKCPLVMFPASGGARMQEGILSLMQLPRTTVAVEMLKEAGLPYIVVLTNPTTGGVTASYAMLGDIHLAEPGAEICFAGKRVIEQTIRERLPEGFQTSEYLLDHGMVDMVVKRHDIPETLARLLKILMKKPAASANGALAIAAQ, translated from the coding sequence GTGAACTGGATCACGAATTACGTTCGGCCGAAGATCAACTCGATGCTTGGCCGCCCTGACCGGGATGTACCGGAAAATCTCTGGATCAAGTGCCCGGAAACCGGCGAGATGGTGTTCCATCGCGATCTTGAGGAAAACAAGTGGGTCATCCCGGCTTCGGGCTACCACATGAAGATGCCGGCCAAGGCTCGCCTCAAGGACCTCTTCGACGAAGGCCTCTACGAGGCCCTGCAGCAGCCGAAGGTGGCGCAGGACCCGCTGAAGTTCCGCGATTCGAAGAAGTACACCGACCGCCTGAAGGACAGCCGCGCCAAGACCGAGCAGGAAGACACGATCCTTGCCGGCGTCGGCAAGGTGCGCGGCGTCAAGCTCGTCGCCGTCGTGCACGAATTCGCCTTCATGGCCGGCTCGCTCGGCATTGCCGCCGGCGAGGCGATCATCAAGGCCTTCGAACGCGCCATCGCGGAAAAGTGCCCGCTCGTCATGTTCCCCGCCTCCGGCGGCGCGCGCATGCAGGAAGGCATCCTCTCGCTCATGCAACTTCCGCGCACCACGGTCGCCGTGGAAATGCTGAAGGAAGCGGGCCTGCCCTATATCGTCGTGCTCACCAACCCGACGACGGGCGGCGTGACGGCTTCCTACGCCATGCTGGGCGATATCCACCTTGCCGAGCCGGGTGCGGAAATCTGCTTCGCCGGCAAGCGCGTCATCGAACAGACCATCCGCGAGAGGCTGCCCGAGGGCTTCCAGACCTCGGAATACCTGCTCGATCACGGCATGGTCGACATGGTCGTCAAGCGCCATGACATTCCCGAAACGCTGGCCCGCCTTCTGAAGATTCTGATGAAGAAGCCGGCGGCTTCCGCGAACGGCGCCCTTGCCATCGCGGCCCAGTGA
- the trpA gene encoding tryptophan synthase subunit alpha, whose protein sequence is MTARMDKRFADLAAEGRPALVTYFMGGDPDYASSMEIMKALPKAGSDVIELGMPFSDPMADGPAIQVAGQRALKGGQTLAKTLQMARDFRKEDDATPIVLMGYYNPIYIYGVERFLDEALAAGIDGLIVVDLPPEMDDELCIPALARNINFIRLATPTTDEKRLPTVLKNTSGFVYYVSMNGITGSALPDPSLIGGAVGRIKAHTKLPVCVGFGVKTAEHARAIGASADGVVVGTAIVNQIASSLTADGKASAATVAGVETLVRSLASGVRAARLAAAE, encoded by the coding sequence ATGACCGCACGCATGGACAAACGCTTCGCGGATCTCGCCGCCGAAGGCCGCCCGGCCCTCGTGACCTATTTCATGGGCGGCGATCCGGACTATGCCAGCTCGATGGAGATCATGAAGGCGCTGCCGAAGGCAGGCTCAGACGTCATCGAACTGGGCATGCCCTTCTCAGACCCGATGGCCGACGGCCCGGCGATCCAGGTTGCCGGCCAGCGCGCGTTGAAGGGCGGCCAGACGCTTGCCAAGACGCTGCAGATGGCTCGCGACTTCCGCAAGGAAGACGATGCGACGCCGATCGTGCTGATGGGCTACTACAATCCGATCTATATCTATGGCGTCGAACGCTTCCTCGACGAGGCGCTTGCGGCCGGCATCGACGGACTCATCGTCGTCGACCTGCCGCCGGAAATGGATGACGAGCTGTGCATTCCGGCACTCGCCCGGAACATCAACTTCATCCGCCTTGCGACCCCGACCACGGACGAGAAGCGTCTTCCGACCGTCCTGAAGAACACGTCGGGCTTCGTCTACTACGTCTCGATGAACGGCATCACCGGTTCGGCCCTGCCCGATCCCTCGCTCATCGGCGGTGCGGTCGGTCGCATCAAGGCCCATACGAAACTGCCCGTCTGCGTCGGCTTCGGCGTCAAGACGGCCGAGCATGCCCGCGCCATCGGCGCATCCGCGGATGGTGTCGTCGTCGGCACCGCCATCGTCAACCAGATCGCCTCCAGCCTCACGGCGGACGGCAAGGCGAGCGCCGCCACCGTCGCCGGTGTCGAAACGCTGGTCAGGAGCCTCGCATCGGGCGTGCGTGCAGCGCGCCTTGCGGCGGCAGAGTAA
- a CDS encoding ABC transporter permease yields MSVETTTESAPAPRKGTNILLGLTLLGLLLALWLALGLSTAAFWTPNNISNLLRQGAMTAILAVGQTFVIITAGIDLSVGAIVGFTSVIIAWLLQAGVPLWASILLTLLIGVAIGAFHGFGIVRMGLPPFIITLATLTSLRGIGLLITNGSTISISHEGFTNFSRADFLGVPSLFWMVILVAIPAFVFLHLSRFGRYLFAVGSNGEAARLSGVNVNRTIYLAYILSATCAALVGVLLASRIGIGNATQAEGWELQAIASSVIGGTSLFGAVGSVHGPLLGAFILATINNGANLLNVNSFWQRIITGLLIIVIVYFDQLRRRGSR; encoded by the coding sequence ATGAGCGTGGAGACGACGACGGAGAGCGCACCGGCGCCGCGCAAGGGCACGAATATCCTGCTCGGCCTGACGCTGCTCGGCCTCCTTCTGGCGCTGTGGCTGGCCCTCGGCCTGTCGACCGCCGCCTTCTGGACGCCGAACAACATCTCCAACCTGCTGCGCCAGGGAGCGATGACGGCGATCCTCGCGGTCGGTCAGACCTTCGTGATCATCACGGCGGGCATCGATCTTTCCGTCGGGGCCATCGTCGGCTTCACCAGCGTCATCATCGCCTGGCTGCTTCAGGCGGGCGTGCCGCTCTGGGCCTCGATCCTGCTGACGCTCCTGATCGGCGTCGCCATCGGCGCGTTCCATGGCTTCGGCATCGTGCGCATGGGCCTGCCGCCCTTCATCATCACGCTGGCGACGCTCACCTCGCTGCGCGGCATCGGCCTTTTGATCACCAACGGTTCGACCATCTCGATCAGCCACGAGGGCTTCACCAATTTCTCCCGGGCCGATTTCCTCGGCGTGCCGAGCCTCTTCTGGATGGTCATCCTGGTGGCGATCCCCGCCTTCGTCTTCCTGCACCTCTCCCGCTTCGGCCGCTATCTCTTCGCCGTCGGCTCGAATGGCGAGGCCGCGCGCCTTTCAGGCGTCAATGTCAACCGCACCATCTATCTCGCCTATATCCTGTCGGCCACCTGCGCCGCCCTCGTCGGCGTGCTGCTGGCGTCCCGCATCGGCATCGGCAATGCCACGCAGGCCGAAGGCTGGGAGCTTCAGGCCATCGCCTCCTCGGTCATCGGCGGCACCAGCCTTTTCGGCGCGGTCGGCTCGGTGCACGGCCCGCTGCTCGGCGCCTTCATCCTGGCAACCATCAATAACGGCGCGAACCTGCTCAACGTCAATTCGTTCTGGCAACGCATCATCACCGGCCTGCTGATCATCGTCATCGTCTATTTCGACCAGTTGCGTCGCCGCGGAAGCCGTTGA
- the phaZ gene encoding polyhydroxyalkanoate depolymerase: protein MYYQLYELNHAMMAPWRAAADQMRLAFRNPLNPLSHTYFGRSVAAGFEVLERTTRRYGKPEFGLPTTAIEGKDVSVHEKIVWQRPFCNLIHFERCLPAGHRKDPKILIVAPMSGHYATLLRGTVEALLPHAEVHITDWVDARMVPLSEGSFDLDDYIDYVIQMLHALGPDTHVIAVCQPAVPVLAAVSVMEAENDPLSPSSMTLMGGPIDTRINPTAVNKLAKEKPIEWFRDNVIMPVPWPQPGVMREVYPGFLQLSGFMSMNLDRHVIAHKEFFAHLVKNDGDAAEKHRDFYDEYLAVMDLTAEFYLQTVETVFMKHALPKGEMMHRTRPVDTTAIRKVALLTVEGENDDISGVGQTEAAQTICTNIPDDMRMHYVQPDVGHYGVFNGSRFRKEIAPRILAFMAEHGKAGKAKPMPRVIKGGKAGGV from the coding sequence ATGTATTATCAGCTCTACGAACTCAACCATGCGATGATGGCGCCTTGGCGGGCTGCCGCGGACCAGATGCGCCTTGCCTTCCGCAATCCGCTCAATCCGCTTTCGCATACCTATTTCGGCCGCTCCGTCGCGGCGGGCTTCGAGGTTCTGGAGCGCACGACCCGGCGTTACGGCAAGCCGGAATTCGGCCTGCCCACCACCGCCATCGAGGGCAAGGACGTCTCGGTGCACGAGAAGATCGTCTGGCAGCGTCCCTTCTGCAATCTCATTCATTTCGAGCGCTGTCTGCCGGCCGGCCACCGCAAGGATCCGAAGATCCTGATCGTCGCCCCCATGTCGGGTCACTATGCGACGCTGCTGCGCGGCACGGTCGAGGCGCTGCTGCCGCATGCGGAGGTACACATCACCGACTGGGTCGATGCGCGCATGGTGCCGCTCTCCGAGGGCAGCTTCGATCTCGATGACTATATCGACTACGTCATCCAGATGCTGCATGCGCTGGGACCGGATACCCATGTCATCGCCGTCTGCCAGCCGGCCGTGCCGGTTCTGGCCGCCGTTTCGGTCATGGAAGCCGAGAACGACCCGCTGTCGCCCTCGTCCATGACGCTGATGGGCGGGCCGATCGATACGCGCATCAATCCGACGGCGGTCAACAAGCTCGCCAAGGAAAAGCCGATCGAGTGGTTCCGCGACAATGTCATCATGCCGGTGCCGTGGCCGCAGCCGGGCGTGATGCGGGAGGTCTATCCGGGCTTCCTGCAGCTTTCCGGCTTCATGTCGATGAACCTCGACCGCCATGTCATCGCCCACAAGGAGTTCTTCGCCCATCTGGTGAAGAATGATGGGGATGCAGCCGAAAAGCACCGCGACTTCTACGACGAATATCTCGCCGTCATGGACCTGACCGCCGAGTTCTACCTCCAGACGGTCGAGACGGTCTTCATGAAGCACGCCCTGCCGAAGGGCGAGATGATGCACCGCACGCGTCCCGTCGATACAACGGCGATCCGCAAGGTGGCGCTGCTGACCGTCGAGGGTGAGAACGACGACATTTCCGGCGTCGGCCAGACCGAGGCGGCGCAGACTATCTGCACCAACATCCCGGACGATATGCGCATGCATTACGTCCAGCCGGATGTCGGCCATTACGGCGTCTTCAACGGGTCGCGCTTCCGCAAGGAGATCGCGCCGCGCATCCTCGCCTTCATGGCCGAGCATGGCAAGGCCGGCAAGGCGAAGCCGATGCCGCGCGTCATCAAGGGCGGCAAGGCTGGCGGCGTCTGA
- a CDS encoding SDR family oxidoreductase, producing the protein MSNLQGRTVLVTAAGQGIGRASALAFQKAGATVIATDVNPATLASLADESGIATRILNVLDDAAVSAVVTDIGRIDVLFNCAGVVHGGTILEMKEDDLAFAWNLNVLAMVRTIRAVLPGMLERGDGSIVNMASVASSVKGVPNRFAYTVTKAAVIGLTKSVAADYVAKGIRCNAICPGTVESPSLQDRMRAGGDYDAARAAFIARQPMGRIGTPEEVADLAVHLAGATYTTGQAYVIDGGWTG; encoded by the coding sequence ATGAGCAATCTTCAGGGCAGGACCGTGCTGGTGACGGCGGCGGGGCAGGGCATCGGGCGCGCCTCGGCACTCGCCTTCCAGAAAGCCGGCGCGACGGTAATCGCCACCGACGTCAATCCCGCGACGCTGGCAAGCCTTGCGGATGAGAGCGGCATCGCCACGCGCATCCTCAACGTTCTCGACGACGCGGCCGTTTCCGCCGTCGTCACCGATATCGGCCGCATCGACGTGCTCTTCAACTGCGCCGGCGTCGTCCATGGCGGCACTATCCTGGAGATGAAGGAGGACGACCTCGCCTTCGCCTGGAACCTCAACGTGCTCGCCATGGTGCGTACCATTCGCGCCGTGCTGCCGGGCATGCTGGAGCGCGGCGACGGGTCTATCGTCAATATGGCGTCGGTCGCCTCCAGCGTGAAGGGCGTGCCGAACCGCTTTGCCTATACCGTCACCAAGGCCGCCGTCATCGGCCTCACCAAATCGGTCGCCGCCGACTACGTGGCCAAGGGCATCCGTTGCAACGCCATCTGCCCCGGCACCGTGGAAAGCCCCTCGCTTCAGGATCGCATGCGCGCCGGCGGCGATTACGATGCGGCCCGCGCCGCCTTCATCGCTCGCCAGCCCATGGGCCGCATCGGCACGCCGGAGGAGGTGGCCGATCTTGCGGTGCACCTTGCCGGCGCCACCTACACGACGGGCCAGGCCTACGTCATAGATGGCGGCTGGACGGGCTGA
- a CDS encoding zinc-binding alcohol dehydrogenase family protein: MRAVVCVEPGRLEAVERQAPAALPQGWVRLAVSHVGICGTDYHIFEGKHPFLEYPRIMGHEVSATVLDPGASSLAAGTPVVVNPYISCGACIACRKGKPNCCTAIRVLGVHTDGAFCEEILLPAENLYPAEGLSLEAAATVEFLAIGAHAVRRSLAPADSRALVIGAGPIGLGTALFSRIAGHDVTLMDTSGERLAMAAERFGFESSILAGPSSAEEVARATNGDGFDVVFDATGYGRSMEAAFAHVAHGGALVLVSVVKDEIGFSDPEFHKREMMLVGSRNATRVDFEHVMASIRAGHVPVEALVTHRTTLDRVPLDLARWATEKSGLIKAIVRVAA; the protein is encoded by the coding sequence ATGAGGGCCGTCGTCTGTGTCGAGCCCGGCCGTCTCGAAGCGGTCGAGCGTCAGGCCCCCGCTGCGCTGCCGCAGGGGTGGGTGCGCCTTGCCGTGAGCCATGTCGGCATCTGCGGCACCGATTATCACATCTTCGAGGGCAAGCACCCGTTCCTCGAATATCCCCGCATCATGGGCCACGAGGTCTCGGCAACGGTGCTCGATCCGGGTGCGAGCAGCCTTGCCGCCGGTACGCCCGTTGTCGTGAACCCCTACATTTCCTGCGGCGCCTGCATCGCCTGCCGCAAGGGCAAGCCGAACTGCTGCACGGCGATCCGCGTGCTCGGCGTCCATACCGACGGCGCGTTCTGCGAGGAGATTTTGCTGCCCGCCGAAAACCTTTATCCGGCCGAAGGTCTTTCGCTGGAAGCGGCCGCGACGGTCGAGTTCCTGGCTATCGGCGCTCATGCCGTGCGCCGTTCGCTCGCCCCGGCGGATTCGCGCGCCCTCGTCATCGGTGCTGGCCCCATCGGCCTCGGCACGGCGCTCTTCTCTCGCATTGCCGGCCATGACGTCACGCTGATGGACACGTCCGGCGAACGCCTCGCCATGGCCGCGGAACGTTTCGGCTTCGAAAGCAGCATTCTCGCCGGCCCATCCTCGGCGGAAGAGGTCGCCCGCGCCACCAACGGCGACGGCTTCGATGTCGTCTTCGACGCGACGGGCTACGGCAGGTCCATGGAAGCCGCCTTTGCCCATGTCGCCCATGGCGGTGCGCTGGTTCTGGTCAGCGTGGTGAAGGACGAGATCGGCTTCTCCGATCCGGAATTCCACAAGCGCGAGATGATGCTGGTCGGCAGCCGCAACGCTACCCGAGTCGATTTCGAGCATGTCATGGCAAGCATCCGCGCCGGTCACGTGCCGGTGGAGGCGCTGGTCACCCATCGCACGACGCTCGACCGGGTGCCCCTTGACCTTGCCCGCTGGGCGACGGAAAAATCCGGCCTTATCAAGGCCATCGTGCGCGTTGCCGCATAA
- a CDS encoding sugar ABC transporter ATP-binding protein — MSSLEELSHRHEDKAKLAESDAVPRGAPILELRGLQKKYGLVEALKPATVTFLAGEIHAIVGENGAGKSTLIKLLTGVIRRTAGEVFWCGRPVQLATPTEAISRGINAVHQEVVLCPHLSVAANMFLGDEMNRFGLMRKSAMERAAQAVLDDLGFQLPAGALLGSLTIGQQQLVATARAAMRGIRFLIFDEPTAYLTRQESAQLFRLIRRLRDQGVTIVYISHRMEEVFELADRVSVLRDGTHVGTRLIGETNENELIALMINRSIEQIYHKETVPPGDVIVETRGLSGPGFEDVSLSVRAGEIVGLYGLIGAGRSEFALGLYGRQPISAGEIRWDGKKVVIPNERAAMDLGIALAPESRRDQGLCLNLPIGLNINLPVYRRLSSGLVIRKGDEAENADRQIRDLRIKTPSRRVLASAMSGGNQQKIVIGKWLSHGARLFIFDEPTVGVDVGTKAEIYRLFGELLKQGAGIILISSYLPEVYELSDRLHVFRGGRLVASHNHRAASHEDVLTQAIGI; from the coding sequence ATGAGCAGCCTCGAAGAGCTGAGCCATCGGCATGAAGACAAGGCGAAGCTCGCCGAATCCGATGCGGTGCCGCGCGGCGCGCCGATCCTCGAACTGCGTGGCCTGCAGAAGAAATACGGTCTCGTCGAAGCCCTGAAGCCGGCGACGGTCACGTTTCTGGCGGGGGAAATCCATGCCATCGTCGGCGAGAACGGTGCCGGCAAATCCACCCTGATCAAGCTCCTGACGGGCGTCATCCGCCGCACGGCCGGCGAGGTCTTCTGGTGCGGCAGGCCCGTCCAGCTCGCGACCCCCACCGAAGCCATCTCGCGCGGTATCAACGCCGTGCATCAGGAGGTCGTCCTGTGCCCGCATCTTTCAGTCGCGGCCAACATGTTCCTCGGCGACGAGATGAACCGCTTCGGCCTGATGCGAAAGAGCGCCATGGAGCGCGCCGCGCAGGCCGTGCTCGACGATCTCGGTTTCCAGCTTCCCGCCGGTGCGCTGCTCGGCAGCCTCACCATCGGCCAGCAGCAGCTTGTCGCCACCGCCAGGGCCGCCATGCGCGGCATCCGCTTCCTCATCTTCGACGAGCCGACCGCCTATCTGACGCGGCAGGAATCCGCCCAGCTCTTCCGCCTCATCCGCCGGTTGCGCGACCAGGGCGTCACCATCGTCTATATCAGCCACCGCATGGAGGAGGTCTTCGAGCTTGCCGACCGGGTCTCGGTGCTGCGCGACGGCACCCATGTCGGCACGCGCCTGATCGGCGAGACCAATGAGAACGAGCTGATCGCCCTGATGATCAATCGTTCGATCGAGCAGATCTACCACAAGGAGACGGTGCCGCCGGGCGATGTCATTGTCGAGACACGCGGTCTTTCCGGTCCGGGCTTCGAGGACGTGTCGCTGTCGGTGCGCGCCGGCGAGATCGTCGGCCTCTATGGTCTCATCGGCGCCGGCCGCAGCGAATTCGCGCTCGGTCTCTATGGCCGTCAGCCCATTTCCGCCGGCGAAATCCGCTGGGACGGCAAGAAGGTCGTCATTCCCAACGAGCGCGCCGCGATGGATCTCGGCATCGCGCTCGCGCCGGAAAGCCGCCGCGACCAGGGCCTCTGCCTGAACCTGCCCATCGGCCTCAACATCAACCTGCCGGTCTACAGGCGGCTGAGTTCGGGTCTTGTCATCCGCAAGGGCGACGAGGCGGAGAATGCCGACCGGCAGATCCGGGACCTGCGCATCAAGACGCCCTCGCGCCGCGTGCTTGCCTCCGCCATGTCCGGCGGCAACCAGCAGAAGATCGTCATCGGCAAGTGGCTGAGCCACGGTGCGCGGCTCTTCATCTTCGACGAGCCGACGGTCGGAGTCGATGTCGGCACGAAGGCGGAAATCTACCGCCTCTTCGGCGAGCTTCTGAAACAGGGGGCCGGCATCATCCTGATCTCGTCCTATCTGCCGGAAGTCTACGAGCTTTCCGACCGGCTGCACGTCTTCCGCGGCGGCCGTCTGGTCGCCAGCCACAACCATCGGGCGGCCTCGCATGAGGACGTCCTGACCCAGGCCATCGGCATCTGA
- a CDS encoding phosphoribosylanthranilate isomerase: MTLDIKICGLRTEEAVDKAVALGASHIGFIFFPKSPRNIEPSDAGRLAERARGRAKIVAVTVNADSDTLDEIVDQLSPDMLQLHGSESPERVLTVKAVYGLPVIKAFSVREADDLKKIDPYIGIADRFLFDAKPPAGSELPGGNGVSFDWNLMHLLDDGVDYMLSGGLNKDNLAEAIQMTGAPGIDASSGVESAPGVKDLGLMEAFFEAAREAERKTAAAGRGK; encoded by the coding sequence ATGACACTCGACATCAAAATCTGCGGATTGCGGACCGAAGAAGCCGTCGACAAGGCGGTTGCGCTCGGCGCCAGCCATATCGGCTTCATCTTCTTTCCCAAAAGCCCCCGCAATATCGAGCCTTCCGATGCCGGCCGTCTGGCGGAGCGGGCGCGCGGCCGCGCGAAGATCGTCGCGGTGACGGTCAATGCCGACAGCGACACGCTCGACGAGATCGTCGACCAGCTTTCGCCCGACATGCTCCAGCTCCACGGCAGCGAAAGCCCGGAGCGGGTTCTGACCGTCAAGGCTGTCTATGGCCTGCCGGTCATCAAGGCCTTTTCCGTGCGCGAAGCGGACGATCTGAAGAAGATCGATCCCTATATCGGCATTGCCGACCGGTTCCTCTTCGACGCCAAGCCGCCGGCAGGCTCCGAGCTTCCGGGCGGCAACGGCGTCTCGTTCGACTGGAACCTCATGCATCTGCTTGACGACGGCGTCGATTACATGCTTTCGGGTGGGCTGAACAAGGATAACCTCGCCGAGGCCATCCAGATGACCGGCGCGCCGGGCATCGACGCAAGTTCCGGTGTCGAGAGCGCACCCGGCGTCAAGGATCTCGGTTTGATGGAAGCGTTTTTTGAGGCGGCACGAGAAGCGGAACGCAAGACCGCTGCCGCAGGGAGAGGCAAGTGA
- a CDS encoding YqaE/Pmp3 family membrane protein: MRLIIAILLPFLVFFTIGRPIAGIICLILQVTLIGWLPAAIWAVYALGQYNTDRKIREALADRGR; this comes from the coding sequence ATGCGGCTCATCATCGCCATCCTCCTGCCCTTTCTGGTGTTCTTCACCATCGGCCGGCCGATTGCCGGCATCATCTGCCTGATCCTGCAGGTCACGCTGATCGGCTGGCTGCCGGCCGCCATTTGGGCGGTCTATGCGCTGGGGCAGTACAATACGGACCGGAAGATTCGCGAGGCGCTGGCCGATCGCGGGCGCTGA